Proteins from a single region of Desulfatiglans sp.:
- a CDS encoding carboxymuconolactone decarboxylase family protein, which produces MTEKNLPDTFKSLVDRYPDVWDAHEKLTIACAEAGPLDRKTVELIKVGLCIGSGLQTAIQRHAIMAVENGATKDEVYHTALMAMTTLGHPRAVAGWKWINDAFEG; this is translated from the coding sequence ATGACCGAAAAAAATCTACCAGATACATTTAAGTCCTTAGTAGACAGATATCCTGATGTATGGGATGCCCATGAAAAGCTGACAATAGCCTGTGCTGAAGCCGGACCATTAGACAGAAAAACAGTGGAGCTGATCAAAGTAGGACTTTGTATCGGCAGTGGTCTTCAGACCGCAATCCAGAGGCATGCTATTATGGCTGTTGAAAATGGCGCAACAAAAGATGAGGTATACCATACTGCCCTAATGGCAATGACCACTCTCGGTCATCCCAGGGCAGTTGCAGGATGGAAATGGATTAATGATGCTTTTGAAGGTTAA
- a CDS encoding 4Fe-4S binding protein produces the protein MNETIVTLQKNYEDRAGRQKTRITICAGTGCIANGAQAIIDSFRLNLAKLAQSNATLAIDTHDDHSETGIIGSGCQGFCQMGPLISIEPNGIFYVKVKQSDVDEIITETVINGRVIERLLYIDPATGLRCRGKAEIPFYQKQHRLTLELCGIIDPEDIGAYIAHDGYKAAFAVLSESSPEMVCAEILKSGLRGRGGGGFPTGKKWDLARIEPSDRKYVICNGDEGDPGAFMDRSVMEGNPHSVIEGMIIAGKAIGAKEGVVYVRAEYPLAVKRMRNAVKDALNKGFLGENILGSGFSFNIDVMEGAGAFVCGEETALMASVMGRRGMPSPKPPFPSQQGLHGKPTIINNVETLATVPIIIRMGADIFRTIGTEKSPGTKTFALTGHVANTGLIEVPFGTTLNEIVNDIGGGVLTSDGKRSDSFKLVQIGGPSGGCLTEENKSLSLDFDSLKSIGAMVGSGGLVVMNHNTCIVQVAKYFMNFTQNESCGKCVPCREGTKQLLLMLEEITQGKATLETLTDMEELANAVRIASLCGLGKTAPNPVLSTIRAFRDEYIEHIVDKKCRAGQCKALQKPEIHADICIGCGVCAKVCPVGAITGEKKQPHSINTEICIRCGACAQKCKFDAITGV, from the coding sequence ATGAATGAGACAATTGTAACACTTCAAAAAAATTATGAAGACCGTGCAGGCAGACAGAAAACCAGGATCACTATCTGTGCCGGAACAGGTTGCATAGCAAATGGGGCTCAGGCCATCATTGATTCTTTCAGGTTAAATCTCGCTAAACTTGCACAAAGCAATGCCACACTTGCAATAGATACGCATGATGACCATAGTGAAACCGGTATAATCGGAAGCGGATGCCAGGGATTCTGCCAGATGGGGCCGCTTATAAGTATTGAACCAAATGGTATATTTTATGTGAAGGTGAAACAGTCTGACGTTGATGAAATAATTACAGAAACAGTAATAAATGGCAGAGTCATTGAACGGCTTCTTTATATTGACCCTGCAACAGGTTTAAGATGCAGGGGCAAAGCAGAAATACCCTTCTATCAAAAACAACATCGCCTGACCCTTGAACTGTGCGGAATAATTGACCCCGAGGATATCGGGGCCTATATAGCTCATGACGGATACAAGGCCGCTTTTGCAGTGCTGTCAGAATCATCTCCTGAAATGGTATGTGCGGAAATACTAAAATCAGGGCTTCGCGGTCGAGGTGGCGGAGGCTTCCCAACCGGAAAAAAATGGGATCTTGCACGAATTGAACCAAGTGACCGGAAATATGTAATATGTAATGGTGATGAGGGTGACCCTGGTGCATTTATGGATAGAAGCGTTATGGAGGGAAATCCACATTCTGTTATTGAAGGCATGATTATAGCCGGAAAGGCGATTGGCGCAAAAGAGGGCGTGGTGTATGTAAGGGCAGAATATCCTCTCGCAGTCAAGCGCATGCGCAATGCTGTTAAGGATGCATTAAACAAAGGCTTTCTGGGTGAAAACATCCTGGGTAGCGGTTTCAGCTTTAATATAGATGTAATGGAGGGCGCAGGCGCCTTTGTATGCGGTGAAGAGACTGCCCTTATGGCATCAGTAATGGGAAGACGCGGTATGCCCTCGCCCAAACCTCCATTTCCATCTCAGCAGGGGCTGCATGGAAAGCCAACTATAATAAATAATGTAGAAACACTGGCCACTGTCCCCATAATTATACGCATGGGAGCGGATATCTTTCGCACAATAGGCACTGAAAAATCACCCGGCACAAAGACCTTTGCGCTCACAGGTCATGTGGCAAATACCGGGCTTATAGAGGTGCCCTTTGGTACAACACTTAATGAAATTGTAAATGATATTGGCGGAGGGGTGCTTACATCAGACGGTAAAAGGAGCGACAGTTTCAAGCTGGTACAGATAGGCGGGCCATCCGGGGGGTGCCTTACAGAGGAAAACAAGTCTCTTTCTCTTGATTTTGACTCTCTCAAATCAATAGGCGCCATGGTAGGCTCAGGCGGTCTTGTCGTCATGAATCATAATACCTGCATAGTGCAGGTTGCAAAATATTTCATGAATTTTACACAGAATGAATCATGCGGCAAGTGTGTCCCGTGCCGTGAGGGTACAAAACAGCTTCTGTTAATGCTTGAAGAGATTACACAGGGAAAGGCAACCCTTGAAACACTTACTGATATGGAAGAGCTGGCAAATGCGGTACGAATCGCCTCTTTATGCGGCCTTGGCAAAACAGCTCCAAACCCGGTTTTATCTACAATCAGGGCGTTCCGTGATGAGTATATAGAACATATTGTTGATAAAAAGTGCAGGGCGGGTCAGTGCAAGGCGCTCCAGAAACCTGAAATTCATGCGGATATCTGCATCGGCTGCGGAGTCTGTGCAAAAGTCTGCCCTGTCGGGGCAATAACCGGCGAGAAAAAACAGCCTCATTCCATAAATACTGAAATATGTATCCGGTGCGGGGCATGTGCACAGAAATGCAAGTTTGACGCGATTACGGGGGTATAA
- a CDS encoding redox-sensing transcriptional repressor Rex translates to MMMPQSIRTFSAPLIRRLPEYHSYLESAFAQGLKTVSSTAIAAHLNIDPIVVRKDCEAIGAVGRPRIGFDIPGLIAAIYEYMGWGNLDELVIAGCGSLGSALIGYNGFEKRGFRIVAGFDNAPSKAGKSINGISVFPLNKMVNLVKRLHVEIGIIAVPPQAAQEIADMMVEAGIKGIWNFSPCALKVPKNVIVQQEDLITSLVILQKGMKHER, encoded by the coding sequence ATGATGATGCCCCAATCTATCCGAACCTTTTCCGCGCCCCTTATCAGGAGGCTGCCGGAATATCATTCATACCTGGAATCTGCCTTTGCCCAGGGTTTAAAGACCGTATCCTCAACGGCCATAGCTGCCCATCTTAATATTGATCCGATAGTTGTGCGAAAGGATTGCGAGGCAATAGGCGCTGTTGGCAGGCCAAGGATCGGTTTTGATATCCCAGGTCTTATCGCGGCTATCTATGAATATATGGGCTGGGGAAACCTTGATGAGCTGGTTATTGCCGGATGCGGCAGTCTGGGTTCAGCCCTCATAGGGTATAACGGGTTTGAAAAACGCGGGTTCAGGATTGTTGCAGGGTTTGATAATGCCCCTTCAAAAGCCGGAAAATCAATCAATGGGATTTCTGTATTCCCGCTCAATAAGATGGTGAATCTGGTAAAGAGGCTCCATGTGGAGATAGGCATAATTGCAGTTCCCCCTCAAGCAGCACAGGAAATTGCCGATATGATGGTGGAGGCTGGTATCAAAGGTATTTGGAATTTTTCACCATGCGCCCTTAAGGTCCCTAAAAATGTCATTGTACAGCAGGAAGACCTGATAACATCACTGGTGATACTCCAGAAAGGAATGAAACATGAGAGATAA
- a CDS encoding ATP-binding protein: protein MYHRTLNLTELLRKKSFFLFGPRGTGKTTLIKQTLPDATVIDLLEIKTFRQYLKNPSILSERSLKPIVVIDEIQKLPEILDEVHRLIEGQRLTFLLTGSSTRKLKRGGANLLAGRAWWAELLPLTSGEIPNFDLITYLNRGGLPSIYPSDDYMEELNAYIALYLREEIQNEALTRKITQFSEFLDLIALSNGEEISYQSIAGDCGVSANSIKNYIQLLEDTLLAFQLSAYTKTSKRKAIARSKLFLFDVGVTNSLANRGTILPGSELFGKAFEHFILMEIRAFLSYTRKNIKMCYWRSTSQFEVDLILGDLWAIEIKSTQSVQDKHLKGVRALKEEGTIKNYAVISNDAEERKTRDGISIFPWNLFLKKLWDGEII, encoded by the coding sequence ATGTATCATCGTACCCTTAATCTCACAGAATTATTGAGAAAAAAGTCATTTTTTTTATTCGGACCCAGGGGCACCGGGAAAACAACACTCATAAAACAGACGCTTCCGGATGCCACGGTTATTGACCTGTTGGAAATAAAGACCTTTCGTCAGTATCTAAAAAATCCATCTATCCTTTCAGAACGCAGCCTGAAGCCAATTGTTGTTATTGATGAAATTCAAAAACTGCCAGAGATATTGGATGAGGTTCATCGCTTAATCGAAGGTCAAAGACTTACTTTTTTGCTTACCGGAAGCAGCACACGCAAGCTTAAAAGAGGAGGCGCTAATCTACTTGCCGGAAGGGCATGGTGGGCTGAACTCCTTCCGTTGACATCAGGCGAGATCCCCAATTTTGATTTGATCACATATCTAAACAGGGGAGGATTGCCATCGATTTATCCTAGCGATGATTACATGGAGGAACTCAATGCCTATATTGCTTTATATCTTAGGGAAGAGATACAGAATGAGGCATTGACCAGGAAGATTACTCAATTTTCCGAATTTCTGGATTTAATAGCCCTGAGTAACGGTGAGGAGATAAGCTATCAATCCATTGCAGGAGATTGTGGCGTTTCGGCCAATTCAATAAAAAATTATATTCAGTTACTTGAAGATACCCTTCTGGCCTTTCAACTGAGCGCTTACACAAAAACCAGTAAACGAAAGGCCATTGCCCGTTCCAAACTTTTTCTATTCGATGTCGGCGTAACCAACTCACTTGCTAACAGAGGGACTATCCTGCCAGGGTCGGAATTGTTCGGCAAGGCATTTGAGCATTTCATCCTGATGGAAATAAGGGCCTTTTTATCCTACACCAGAAAAAATATAAAAATGTGTTACTGGCGATCAACGTCACAGTTTGAGGTGGATTTGATCCTTGGTGATCTCTGGGCCATAGAGATAAAAAGTACACAGTCTGTTCAGGACAAACACCTGAAGGGCGTCAGGGCGCTTAAGGAAGAGGGAACCATCAAAAATTATGCAGTAATAAGCAACGATGCTGAAGAAAGAAAAACAAGGGATGGCATCTCCATCTTTCCATGGAATCTCTTTTTAAAGAAGCTTTGGGATGGAGAAATTATATGA
- a CDS encoding 2Fe-2S iron-sulfur cluster binding domain-containing protein — protein sequence MTDNKIKINGCEYLIENERNVLEIARKAGIDIPTFCYHSELSVYGACRMCLVEIEGRGIVTSCSTPPENGMVVWTNTREVRSIRKINLELLLANHERECTTCLKNGTCSLQKLSRTMGIEKIRYKSTVRREMHDISSSALIRDPNKCVLCGDCVRACDEIQGIGAIDFSWRGANAKVVPVFNRKLGEIECVDCGQCARVCPTGAIVPKPEIDEVWAMIDDPTVTVVAQVAPAIRVALGEYFSLPAGTITTGKLVAALRRIGFDNVYDTAFTADVTVIEEGSELLKRLSEAKHLPLITSCCPAWVKFAEQYFPELLENLSTCRSPQQMFGSLAHKIMPDKIGKSNDKFKVVSVMPCTAKKFEAGRNEFTTENGRDVDAVITTQELGKMIESAGIRFTDLKDEDFDMPFGIASGAGIIFGMSGGVTEAVVRFAAEKIAGDTSTCKVVKHKVSDGITELTVNIGATSFKSAVVYGLKNARTVCNDIINGTSPYQVIEVMACPGGCVNGAGQPVITDFNTVAKRADGLRDIDNTSKIYTTLSNSSVAKIYSEHLGHSGSHEAHKLLHTHYSSRKRVRDDAFHLHGSVTPKLSVSICVGTNCCLGGAHELMRDLVAYINTHTLQEMVEVKAAFCFEKCSGKAPMVMINNDIVAGCTLEHIQKRINDVL from the coding sequence ATGACTGACAATAAAATAAAAATAAACGGATGTGAATATCTTATTGAAAACGAGCGCAATGTTTTAGAGATAGCAAGAAAGGCCGGTATTGATATACCAACATTCTGCTATCATTCTGAACTGAGCGTATACGGCGCCTGCCGTATGTGCCTTGTAGAGATAGAGGGGCGCGGTATTGTCACCTCATGCTCAACACCCCCTGAAAACGGCATGGTTGTATGGACAAATACACGTGAGGTCAGAAGCATAAGAAAAATCAACCTGGAACTGCTACTTGCCAATCATGAAAGGGAATGCACAACCTGTCTTAAAAATGGGACATGCTCACTCCAGAAACTCTCCCGCACAATGGGCATTGAAAAAATAAGGTATAAATCAACAGTGCGCAGGGAAATGCATGATATCTCATCATCGGCGCTTATACGTGATCCCAATAAATGTGTATTATGCGGTGACTGCGTTCGTGCCTGTGATGAAATACAGGGAATTGGGGCAATCGACTTTTCATGGCGCGGTGCAAACGCAAAGGTTGTCCCGGTATTTAACCGCAAACTTGGAGAAATAGAATGTGTTGACTGCGGTCAGTGTGCAAGGGTATGCCCTACTGGGGCTATTGTGCCAAAACCTGAGATTGATGAAGTATGGGCAATGATTGATGACCCCACTGTAACAGTGGTTGCACAGGTTGCCCCTGCCATACGCGTTGCACTTGGTGAATATTTCTCTTTACCGGCAGGCACAATAACAACCGGTAAACTGGTCGCCGCATTAAGACGAATCGGCTTTGACAATGTATATGATACAGCATTTACTGCCGATGTTACTGTTATTGAAGAGGGCTCAGAGCTTCTTAAACGTTTATCAGAAGCAAAACATCTGCCTCTTATAACCTCTTGCTGCCCTGCATGGGTGAAGTTTGCGGAACAATACTTCCCAGAACTGCTGGAAAATTTATCCACATGCAGGTCGCCCCAGCAGATGTTCGGGAGCCTTGCTCATAAGATCATGCCTGATAAAATCGGCAAATCAAATGATAAATTCAAGGTGGTTTCTGTAATGCCCTGCACAGCCAAAAAATTTGAGGCAGGTCGAAATGAATTCACCACTGAAAATGGCCGGGATGTGGATGCAGTCATTACCACGCAGGAATTAGGGAAGATGATTGAGTCTGCAGGCATAAGATTTACTGATCTTAAGGATGAAGATTTTGATATGCCATTCGGGATTGCTTCAGGCGCAGGGATCATATTCGGTATGTCAGGGGGGGTGACTGAAGCGGTTGTAAGGTTTGCTGCTGAAAAGATTGCAGGTGATACCAGCACCTGTAAAGTTGTCAAACACAAGGTTTCAGATGGAATTACTGAATTAACAGTAAACATTGGCGCCACCTCCTTTAAAAGCGCTGTTGTATATGGTTTAAAAAATGCCAGGACTGTGTGTAACGATATAATCAATGGCACATCACCATACCAGGTAATAGAGGTTATGGCATGTCCGGGTGGTTGTGTAAACGGGGCCGGTCAACCGGTAATTACAGACTTTAACACTGTTGCTAAAAGGGCTGACGGGCTGAGAGATATAGATAATACAAGTAAAATATACACAACCCTTTCAAACAGCAGTGTAGCTAAAATATACAGTGAGCATCTTGGTCATTCAGGCTCTCATGAGGCGCATAAGCTGCTTCACACACATTACAGCAGCCGGAAAAGGGTGAGGGATGATGCTTTTCATCTCCACGGATCAGTGACACCTAAGTTATCCGTTTCCATATGTGTAGGCACAAACTGCTGCCTGGGTGGTGCTCATGAATTGATGAGAGATTTAGTCGCATATATTAATACTCATACGCTTCAGGAAATGGTTGAAGTAAAGGCCGCATTCTGTTTTGAGAAGTGCAGCGGAAAGGCACCAATGGTAATGATTAACAACGATATTGTTGCCGGCTGCACCTTAGAGCATATACAGAAAAGGATCAATGATGTTTTATGA
- a CDS encoding (2Fe-2S) ferredoxin domain-containing protein: protein MKDKRIEIELCMGSACFARGNRFTAEAIDDFVKKHGLEEQVHIRGAMCENKCRTGPNGRINGEPCRCSEGEIPAAIINLAHEKRIP, encoded by the coding sequence GTGAAAGATAAACGTATAGAGATTGAACTTTGCATGGGGAGTGCCTGCTTTGCGCGAGGAAATCGATTTACGGCTGAGGCAATAGATGATTTTGTTAAAAAACATGGCCTTGAGGAACAGGTGCATATACGCGGGGCAATGTGTGAAAACAAATGTCGCACAGGCCCCAATGGCAGGATTAATGGTGAACCATGCAGATGCAGTGAAGGTGAAATTCCGGCTGCAATAATAAATCTGGCTCATGAAAAGAGGATACCATGA
- the nuoE gene encoding NADH-quinone oxidoreductase subunit NuoE: MRDNIENVASGHDAGSKKVVTPVRQFDVVVKILENYHYDHEKLIPILHEVQEEYRYLPEAVLMYVANSLGISPARVYGVATFYTHFALQPKGKYVVRVCDGTACHVKGSMNMFETIKKVLSLSNGKSTTDDLMFTIETVSCLGACGLAPVMMVNSDVYGQLTEDKVKDIIENIRKSEAGVK; this comes from the coding sequence ATGAGAGATAATATTGAAAATGTGGCATCAGGCCATGATGCTGGTTCAAAAAAGGTGGTTACACCGGTTCGTCAATTCGATGTAGTGGTTAAAATACTGGAAAATTACCATTATGATCACGAAAAACTAATCCCCATACTGCATGAAGTACAGGAGGAATACAGATATTTACCTGAGGCGGTTTTGATGTATGTTGCAAATTCACTCGGAATAAGTCCTGCAAGGGTTTATGGGGTGGCCACCTTTTATACCCATTTCGCTCTACAGCCTAAAGGCAAATATGTTGTAAGGGTGTGCGATGGAACCGCCTGCCATGTTAAAGGCTCAATGAATATGTTTGAAACAATAAAAAAGGTCCTTTCCCTCTCAAATGGCAAATCCACCACTGATGATCTCATGTTTACGATCGAGACTGTTAGTTGTCTGGGCGCATGCGGTCTTGCCCCTGTAATGATGGTAAACAGCGATGTCTATGGTCAGCTCACAGAGGACAAGGTGAAAGATATTATAGAAAATATCAGGAAAAGTGAGGCAGGTGTAAAATGA